Proteins from a genomic interval of Mesotoga sp. UBA6090:
- a CDS encoding carbohydrate ABC transporter permease, with amino-acid sequence MRRRGFGINIVALLISLIFLFPLYWTFLTAFRTEAQILAWPPDFLPKNLTISNFKEVLSHPHDTPVFRWFLNSVIAAVSYASLSVFVGILAAFALARLKFRFRDTYFKLMLVSMAVPGMIHFLPNYTTVEAFGWTDNLIAIIVPGLASTFGIFLLRQFFISIPREIEEASIIDGANIRQRILYIIAPLAKESIIILWVMNFMSNWNDYLWALVVLYSPEKRTMPVGISTLQGKYVTQYGPLMAGALFVAVPSILIFLLVQRYYIKGIDISGGVKE; translated from the coding sequence ATGAGGAGAAGAGGTTTTGGAATAAACATAGTTGCTTTACTGATCTCTCTCATATTCCTTTTCCCACTTTACTGGACTTTCCTGACCGCATTCAGAACTGAAGCCCAGATACTGGCCTGGCCACCCGACTTCTTGCCAAAAAACCTTACGATTTCTAACTTTAAAGAGGTTCTGTCACATCCTCACGATACTCCGGTTTTTCGGTGGTTCTTGAACAGTGTGATCGCAGCCGTGAGCTACGCAAGCCTTTCAGTGTTTGTGGGGATTCTTGCCGCCTTTGCTCTTGCAAGGTTGAAATTCAGATTCAGAGATACTTATTTCAAGCTGATGCTGGTTTCTATGGCGGTACCTGGGATGATTCACTTTCTTCCCAACTATACTACGGTAGAAGCCTTTGGATGGACTGACAACCTCATCGCGATAATCGTTCCGGGTCTGGCTTCCACTTTTGGAATCTTTCTCTTGAGGCAGTTCTTCATAAGCATTCCGAGAGAAATCGAAGAGGCTTCGATAATAGACGGGGCAAACATCAGGCAGCGAATCCTTTACATTATAGCGCCCCTTGCGAAAGAATCAATAATTATTCTATGGGTAATGAACTTCATGTCCAACTGGAACGACTACTTATGGGCGCTTGTCGTTCTTTACTCTCCTGAGAAGAGGACCATGCCGGTAGGAATCTCGACACTTCAGGGGAAGTACGTTACACAGTACGGCCCTCTGATGGCCGGCGCTCTCTTTGTTGCTGTTCCCTCAATACTGATATTCCTCCTGGTACAGAGGTATTACATTAAAGGAATAGACATAAGCGGTGGAGTAAAGGAGTAA
- a CDS encoding cellulase family glycosylhydrolase, translated as MKRLFVIFLFSAVAFSGIASFVKISPAGKYFEHNGRAIVPVGFNDAITWPSLISLSYGNRKAAEEYFEKLSYYGVNTLRIMFEYAQDRSGLSLFESPLGTYNDTVIGIWDNIISLAEKYNIYLIITPWDPFWMYENWDVNPYNADNGGPISTMAEFLTDEEALEWQKARFKFMIERYGASEQILAWELNNEIELWYGHIFYKADYSVGNEARRWIEEISTFIRALERDLYGETHLLAVSTAKPALTGILSGKLYRFDHIDFFTTHFYFDTIKDPKDPMKIAEDVVMNINYHNYLFNDSIPFMDSESGPIDRWPQPSRFDTACYKAFSWAHLASGGTGIGMRWPYTSPHLMPDYLLQVLKPISQFIESEGIDWLDFSGINLDNEIIISSDKDVFHTCSGNNFEDLTSAIGWVASKETIGNVAIESSAFDEGTYLLEIWSDNYEGDVDSYILGSYEFDSTDDFSLELSVDRSSFAYKIYRIAS; from the coding sequence ATGAAGAGACTATTCGTGATTTTCCTATTCTCGGCGGTGGCTTTCAGCGGAATAGCTTCGTTTGTCAAGATATCACCTGCTGGGAAGTATTTCGAACACAACGGAAGAGCGATTGTTCCGGTGGGATTCAATGACGCAATAACCTGGCCCTCACTAATTTCTCTGAGCTATGGAAACAGGAAGGCCGCCGAAGAGTACTTCGAGAAGCTCTCCTACTATGGAGTGAATACACTGAGAATCATGTTCGAATATGCACAGGACAGGTCTGGCCTATCACTTTTCGAGTCACCGCTCGGAACATACAACGACACCGTAATAGGTATATGGGACAACATAATCTCTCTTGCCGAGAAGTACAACATTTACCTTATAATAACGCCCTGGGACCCTTTCTGGATGTATGAAAACTGGGATGTAAATCCTTACAACGCCGACAACGGCGGCCCGATATCTACAATGGCCGAGTTTCTTACAGATGAAGAAGCGCTGGAATGGCAGAAGGCCAGATTTAAATTCATGATCGAAAGATATGGAGCCAGCGAGCAGATTCTTGCATGGGAGCTAAACAACGAAATTGAGTTATGGTACGGTCATATCTTCTATAAGGCAGATTACTCAGTTGGCAATGAAGCGAGAAGATGGATCGAAGAGATCTCGACTTTCATAAGGGCGCTGGAGAGAGATCTCTACGGAGAAACTCATCTCCTGGCAGTCTCGACTGCGAAACCTGCCCTTACGGGTATTCTGTCCGGAAAGCTCTACAGATTCGATCACATTGATTTCTTCACTACACATTTCTATTTTGACACGATAAAAGATCCGAAGGATCCCATGAAGATCGCCGAAGACGTCGTAATGAACATAAATTACCACAATTATCTCTTTAATGATTCTATTCCATTCATGGACAGCGAGAGCGGACCCATAGATCGATGGCCTCAACCCTCCAGATTCGATACAGCCTGTTATAAGGCCTTTTCCTGGGCCCACCTTGCTTCGGGAGGTACGGGAATAGGAATGCGGTGGCCCTATACTTCTCCCCACCTTATGCCTGATTATCTGCTCCAGGTTCTGAAACCGATCTCACAGTTTATAGAGTCCGAAGGAATCGACTGGCTCGATTTTTCGGGAATCAATCTTGATAACGAAATCATAATTAGTTCAGATAAAGATGTATTTCATACATGCAGCGGGAACAATTTTGAAGATCTTACCTCGGCTATTGGATGGGTCGCTTCCAAAGAGACAATTGGAAATGTAGCTATTGAATCTTCTGCTTTTGATGAGGGAACTTACTTACTTGAGATTTGGAGCGACAACTACGAAGGGGATGTGGATTCTTACATTTTAGGCTCTTATGAGTTTGATTCAACAGATGACTTCTCTCTGGAGCTATCGGTAGATCGATCCAGTTTTGCATACAAGATTTACAGGATAGCATCCTGA
- a CDS encoding carbohydrate ABC transporter permease, with the protein MQIKLRYLLVFILPALILYSVFIIYPLIDSLILSFFSWSGVGARTFVGLKNFRTLFTGSFSKELFNAFFHNVYFFIMLTILELGLGFLIALMLASKIKGAGAFRVVTYIPNMIPLVLVGFMWVLFLNPQAGLVNQFLRTIGLGSLAQPWLGQANTALTTIILVNVWRNLGFYVLVILAAILDISPELIEAAYIDGANNWKITWRIIFPLTFSTFRTLAILIFIWSFNIFDMVYALEGVQAGPYRSTDVLGTLFYRTAFGGLGSGAVDMGLGASVTVFIFTIVMPVSILYVYIVEKRQRSA; encoded by the coding sequence ATGCAGATTAAACTTAGATACCTTCTTGTTTTCATCTTACCTGCCCTGATTCTGTACTCTGTGTTTATAATATACCCACTGATCGACAGCCTCATACTGAGCTTCTTCAGCTGGTCGGGAGTGGGGGCGAGGACCTTCGTCGGTTTAAAGAACTTCCGGACGCTTTTTACTGGAAGCTTTTCCAAAGAGTTGTTCAACGCCTTCTTCCACAATGTCTACTTCTTCATAATGCTAACGATTCTCGAACTTGGACTGGGCTTTTTAATTGCTTTAATGCTGGCAAGCAAGATAAAGGGAGCTGGAGCATTCAGAGTAGTAACGTACATACCGAACATGATACCTCTAGTTCTTGTTGGATTTATGTGGGTTCTCTTCCTGAATCCTCAGGCAGGACTGGTAAACCAGTTCTTGAGAACTATTGGACTGGGGAGTTTGGCCCAACCCTGGTTAGGTCAGGCAAACACAGCTCTTACAACGATAATTCTTGTAAATGTGTGGCGAAACCTTGGGTTTTATGTACTCGTTATTCTTGCAGCGATACTTGATATATCGCCAGAATTAATAGAGGCCGCTTATATTGATGGCGCAAACAACTGGAAGATTACGTGGAGAATAATATTCCCACTAACATTTTCCACTTTCAGAACACTAGCGATTCTCATTTTCATCTGGAGTTTCAATATATTCGACATGGTATATGCTCTGGAAGGCGTGCAGGCTGGTCCATACAGATCTACGGACGTTCTCGGGACGCTTTTCTACAGGACGGCCTTCGGGGGGCTTGGTAGCGGGGCTGTTGATATGGGGCTGGGAGCTTCGGTAACGGTCTTTATTTTTACCATAGTCATGCCCGTCTCGATACTGTATGTCTACATCGTCGAGAAGAGACAAAGGAGTGCATGA
- a CDS encoding cytoplasmic protein yields the protein MERVTVTIEASMESTVDNFLLMRHRDVEYLNEALVTDDFERMMDIAKDLNKEGRCCGFDFISSVGTKLFAAASEKNKLAAEICVDLFSWYMTRIRTEVFGE from the coding sequence ATGGAAAGAGTTACCGTAACCATTGAGGCCAGTATGGAAAGTACTGTTGATAACTTCCTGTTGATGAGACACAGAGATGTCGAGTACCTAAATGAGGCGCTTGTCACGGATGATTTCGAAAGAATGATGGATATTGCGAAAGACTTGAATAAAGAGGGAAGATGCTGCGGGTTTGACTTCATTTCTTCGGTAGGAACGAAGCTCTTTGCCGCCGCCTCTGAGAAGAACAAGCTGGCCGCCGAAATCTGCGTGGACCTTTTCAGCTGGTATATGACGAGAATCAGGACGGAAGTATTCGGAGAGTGA
- a CDS encoding ABC transporter substrate-binding protein encodes MKKLLLLTLVVIIAVSAFSGKVTIWSWRTQDAQVWKEVEAALKSKGLDITIEYTAFAPTEYDSKVALALQTGEGPDIVYSRRLPGGRTQVLIENGLYLPVDEFTDMSNFPQAALNSVTWEDKVYGVPFAVQVVGIFYNKDFYEEFGLEEPATWDELVANAEVIKNKGITPFFLYGKEAWALTMQHAMCGVSILGPDWIKALTDGETNFLDPKFTDLNRRLNDLKIYYQDGFMGNTTVDQDAAFAFGQAAMVFYGAWGYQTWKDLNPDLNVGYFMVPPLTEDQTPYAYTYLDGAIALTSNVKNLEDSKEILKFCATPEFGTIFAGITYNIPAVVGAKIPPDPLLEEVLAVYNNNASPWVYWVGSVFTTQKPSLYDDVLSPGMQALYAGQLTPEGLSQMAQDAISQWYPPLMNQ; translated from the coding sequence ATGAAGAAACTCTTGTTACTGACTTTGGTCGTGATCATTGCCGTAAGCGCCTTTTCCGGCAAAGTCACAATCTGGAGCTGGCGAACTCAGGACGCTCAGGTATGGAAAGAAGTCGAAGCGGCCTTGAAGAGCAAAGGTCTCGACATCACGATCGAATACACGGCCTTCGCACCGACGGAATACGACTCGAAGGTCGCCCTTGCTCTCCAGACCGGCGAAGGTCCGGATATCGTTTACTCCAGAAGACTTCCCGGAGGAAGAACTCAGGTTCTGATCGAGAATGGCCTTTACCTGCCAGTCGACGAGTTTACGGATATGTCCAACTTCCCGCAGGCCGCTCTAAACTCAGTTACCTGGGAAGACAAGGTTTACGGAGTTCCCTTTGCAGTGCAGGTAGTTGGAATATTCTACAACAAAGACTTTTACGAAGAATTCGGACTAGAGGAACCTGCAACATGGGATGAATTAGTCGCCAACGCTGAAGTTATCAAGAACAAGGGAATCACACCTTTCTTCCTTTATGGGAAGGAAGCGTGGGCACTCACAATGCAGCACGCAATGTGTGGTGTCAGCATTCTTGGACCCGACTGGATAAAGGCTCTGACAGACGGCGAAACCAACTTCCTCGATCCCAAGTTCACCGATCTCAACAGGAGGCTCAACGATCTGAAGATTTATTATCAGGACGGTTTCATGGGAAACACGACGGTCGATCAGGACGCTGCCTTCGCGTTTGGTCAGGCAGCGATGGTATTCTATGGCGCCTGGGGTTACCAGACATGGAAAGATCTAAATCCCGATCTCAATGTCGGATATTTCATGGTTCCACCACTCACCGAGGACCAGACACCCTATGCCTACACTTATCTCGACGGAGCCATAGCATTGACATCTAATGTCAAGAACCTCGAGGACTCCAAAGAGATACTCAAGTTCTGCGCCACACCTGAATTCGGTACGATTTTCGCCGGAATCACTTACAATATTCCTGCCGTCGTAGGCGCAAAAATCCCACCGGATCCTCTACTGGAAGAAGTTCTAGCTGTCTACAACAACAACGCTTCCCCATGGGTCTATTGGGTAGGATCTGTCTTCACAACACAGAAGCCTTCTCTGTATGACGACGTTCTCAGCCCGGGAATGCAAGCTCTTTACGCAGGCCAGCTTACCCCCGAAGGACTCTCACAGATGGCTCAGGATGCAATATCTCAGTGGTACCCGCCTTTGATGAATCAGTAA
- a CDS encoding carbohydrate ABC transporter permease — protein MRTKKVVPYILILPHAVFFGVFFIFPLFKSVYMSLTEWGLFQGMIKYVGLDNYGKIFDFSGYRSEYFWKAIWVTVQFVIYSVPVLVFVATGLALMLNSKKLKAKGLHLTATFVPTALSVTVVAVMWRWILNNHSGLLNYVLSFFGIGKVPWLTDLPWVWFSIVIATVWWTVGWNTVILLGGLKKIPDSLYDSAKVDGANSIQRFLYVTLPGLKQVMMFVVITQVLAGFGLFAQPQLMTGGGPGRETIPIMLHIYGEAFNPSRPRMGYATAMSLITGVIVVSVTFLQYYLFTRSSMEDRR, from the coding sequence TTGAGAACAAAGAAGGTTGTTCCATATATTCTCATTCTGCCCCATGCTGTGTTCTTTGGCGTGTTCTTCATTTTCCCGTTATTCAAAAGTGTTTATATGAGCCTCACAGAGTGGGGATTGTTTCAAGGCATGATAAAGTATGTCGGGTTGGACAATTACGGGAAAATCTTCGATTTCAGTGGGTACAGATCGGAATACTTCTGGAAGGCAATATGGGTAACCGTTCAGTTCGTTATCTATTCTGTGCCCGTGCTTGTTTTTGTCGCAACCGGGCTGGCTCTTATGCTAAATAGCAAGAAGCTGAAGGCAAAGGGCCTGCATCTTACGGCGACTTTCGTTCCTACGGCGCTCTCCGTAACCGTCGTGGCTGTAATGTGGAGATGGATACTGAACAATCACTCCGGCCTGCTGAACTACGTTCTGAGTTTCTTCGGCATCGGCAAAGTCCCCTGGCTCACAGATCTACCCTGGGTTTGGTTTTCTATTGTCATCGCGACAGTATGGTGGACAGTAGGCTGGAACACCGTGATCCTTCTGGGCGGGCTCAAAAAGATTCCCGATTCACTGTATGATTCTGCCAAAGTCGATGGGGCAAATTCAATTCAAAGGTTTCTCTATGTAACGCTTCCCGGTCTCAAGCAAGTGATGATGTTTGTAGTCATAACTCAGGTACTTGCCGGATTCGGATTGTTTGCTCAACCTCAGCTGATGACTGGTGGGGGTCCTGGGAGGGAGACGATTCCGATAATGCTCCACATTTATGGAGAGGCATTCAATCCTTCGAGGCCGAGAATGGGTTACGCAACAGCCATGTCATTAATCACAGGAGTGATAGTAGTTTCCGTAACCTTCCTCCAGTACTATCTCTTCACAAGAAGTAGCATGGAGGACCGGCGATGA
- the trhA gene encoding PAQR family membrane homeostasis protein TrhA, with amino-acid sequence MSTIEGRRVDPMVSSENSNEGFNAISHIVAAVLGLAGLVLLIVFSAIQGKWLHLVSFAIYGTTVVVSMTLSGLLHFFLWFRKYYKVFAILDHSAIYLLIAGTYTPFCLVVVGGWVGWTVFGVIWGLAFLNVALKSLFFSTMPLWLSMAGYLSMGWLSLALVYSVYIRLGLSAILMLLLGGVFYTVGAVIFIREKPNPFPGKFGNHELWHILVMLGNLTFLMMMFFYVLPY; translated from the coding sequence ATGAGTACAATTGAAGGCCGAAGAGTCGACCCTATGGTCTCAAGCGAGAACTCAAATGAAGGATTCAATGCGATTAGTCACATAGTTGCAGCGGTCCTTGGACTTGCTGGACTGGTGCTCTTGATAGTTTTCTCTGCAATTCAGGGCAAATGGTTACATCTTGTAAGTTTCGCCATATACGGGACGACTGTAGTTGTCTCAATGACCTTGAGCGGTCTTCTTCACTTCTTCCTGTGGTTCAGAAAGTACTACAAGGTCTTCGCGATCCTCGACCACAGCGCGATATACTTGCTTATAGCCGGCACCTATACGCCATTTTGTCTGGTTGTTGTTGGAGGCTGGGTTGGCTGGACTGTTTTTGGAGTAATCTGGGGCCTTGCCTTCCTGAATGTGGCACTGAAGTCTTTATTCTTTTCGACAATGCCTCTCTGGCTATCGATGGCGGGCTATCTCTCAATGGGATGGCTGTCGCTCGCCTTGGTCTACAGCGTGTACATAAGGCTGGGGCTTTCGGCCATCTTGATGCTTCTTCTCGGCGGCGTTTTTTATACGGTTGGTGCAGTGATTTTCATTAGAGAGAAACCGAATCCATTTCCAGGGAAATTTGGGAATCATGAACTATGGCATATTCTGGTCATGCTCGGTAATCTCACTTTTCTCATGATGATGTTTTTCTACGTTTTGCCTTACTAG
- the pdxA gene encoding 4-hydroxythreonine-4-phosphate dehydrogenase PdxA, protein MILKPMEQPVLPERISEKPAIAIPVGDPAGIGPEIVSKAIANREIFEICRPIVIGELRTLQREIDRNHLGMKIETVSEITDQTEFSPGTLSLVDMGTPDRLPEYGKVDRVCGRAAFEYLRKAVELAEEGRISAITTAPINKLSIKAAGIPYAGHTEILGALTETIDPLTMFEIAGEMRVFFLSRHVSLINACRMVKKDRVYNYILRCEVALKQLGIQRTKPIGVAALNPHGGEGGLFGREEIEEIIPAVELARKKGIEVVGPVGADSIFNMARKGAFSAIISMYHDQGHIATKTLDFERTVSITLGMPILRTSVDHGTAFDIAGRGIADPSNLIEAVKAAARYS, encoded by the coding sequence TTGATTCTGAAACCTATGGAGCAGCCGGTTCTACCGGAAAGGATATCAGAGAAGCCGGCAATAGCCATCCCCGTTGGTGATCCTGCGGGGATTGGGCCGGAAATCGTGTCGAAGGCCATCGCCAATAGGGAAATCTTCGAGATCTGCAGGCCGATAGTGATTGGCGAACTCAGGACTCTTCAAAGAGAAATAGACAGAAACCATCTCGGCATGAAGATAGAGACAGTCTCCGAGATAACCGATCAGACGGAATTCTCTCCCGGAACTCTCTCTTTGGTCGACATGGGAACGCCGGATAGACTTCCGGAATATGGAAAAGTCGATAGAGTCTGCGGAAGAGCGGCTTTTGAATATCTCAGGAAGGCGGTTGAGCTGGCGGAAGAGGGGAGGATATCTGCAATCACAACCGCCCCGATAAACAAGCTTTCGATCAAGGCTGCAGGAATACCTTACGCGGGGCACACCGAGATTCTCGGCGCCCTGACGGAGACAATAGATCCCCTGACGATGTTCGAAATCGCGGGAGAGATGAGAGTTTTCTTCCTATCCAGGCACGTATCGCTCATAAATGCCTGCAGAATGGTGAAGAAAGACAGGGTCTACAACTATATACTCAGATGCGAAGTGGCTCTGAAACAGCTGGGTATACAGCGGACGAAGCCGATCGGTGTAGCTGCTCTTAACCCTCATGGGGGCGAAGGAGGTCTCTTCGGAAGAGAAGAGATCGAAGAAATCATCCCGGCAGTCGAGCTTGCAAGAAAGAAGGGCATAGAAGTTGTTGGCCCAGTAGGTGCCGATTCGATCTTCAATATGGCGAGGAAGGGTGCTTTCTCCGCCATTATCTCTATGTATCATGATCAGGGACACATTGCAACTAAGACCCTCGATTTCGAGAGGACGGTCTCGATAACCCTGGGAATGCCGATTCTGAGGACTTCCGTAGATCACGGGACGGCCTTCGACATAGCCGGAAGGGGAATTGCCGATCCCTCAAACCTGATTGAAGCAGTAAAAGCCGCGGCTCGCTATTCGTAG
- a CDS encoding ABC transporter substrate-binding protein, protein MKKLFVFSLSALLLFSVSAFGLVTLEYWTGFTGPDGSFMQELVDKFNEEHKDEIQVNMSTMLWADYNTKVPIALASGKGPDVGIAHVDNIRSFVSQGMLLPLDEYLEIMNMKEGDIVSSVWDAVHVDSSVYGIPLDVHPLVFYWNKDLFEEAGLDPENPPTTRDEFVEAAKLLTKDTNGDGTIDQWGTMIPVGWPNYFIWFSAFFSNGGVLFNEDLTKAAFNSPAGIDAMQFLVDLVFKHKVSPEKVQVDADIDAFKRGTCAMEFNGIWMLTDYMKVEGLNFGAGSVPQLGSERPANWAGSHTMVIYKQRKQDKERTEAAAKFISWISNHSYEWALAGQIPANISVQNSPEFQSLPYHSTIAKGAEYVVFPPFFPKYGDATGPIWEALNLTILGQKTVEQALSNAERISNEILQD, encoded by the coding sequence GTGAAGAAGCTGTTTGTTTTCTCATTGTCAGCCTTACTTTTATTCTCAGTCTCTGCTTTTGGATTAGTCACTCTCGAATACTGGACGGGTTTTACAGGGCCCGACGGTAGTTTCATGCAGGAACTTGTCGACAAGTTCAACGAAGAACACAAGGATGAGATTCAGGTAAACATGAGCACCATGCTATGGGCGGACTATAATACAAAGGTGCCCATAGCACTTGCGAGCGGAAAGGGACCGGATGTTGGTATTGCCCATGTGGACAACATCAGAAGTTTTGTGAGTCAGGGAATGCTTCTACCTTTGGATGAGTACCTTGAGATCATGAACATGAAAGAGGGAGACATAGTCTCTTCGGTTTGGGATGCCGTTCATGTAGACTCAAGTGTGTACGGAATACCACTTGATGTTCATCCTCTCGTCTTCTACTGGAACAAGGACCTTTTCGAAGAGGCCGGTCTCGATCCCGAGAATCCTCCGACGACTCGAGATGAATTCGTTGAGGCCGCAAAGCTTCTTACTAAGGACACTAACGGAGATGGAACAATCGACCAGTGGGGCACAATGATTCCAGTAGGTTGGCCTAACTACTTCATATGGTTTTCTGCCTTCTTCTCCAATGGGGGAGTGCTGTTCAACGAGGATTTGACGAAGGCCGCCTTCAATAGTCCTGCCGGAATCGATGCAATGCAGTTCTTGGTGGATCTTGTTTTCAAGCACAAGGTTTCGCCAGAAAAGGTACAGGTCGACGCAGACATCGACGCTTTCAAGAGAGGTACCTGCGCAATGGAATTCAACGGAATCTGGATGCTGACTGACTACATGAAAGTTGAAGGACTGAATTTCGGTGCCGGATCGGTCCCACAATTAGGGTCTGAAAGGCCGGCAAACTGGGCCGGTTCCCACACTATGGTCATCTACAAACAGAGAAAACAGGACAAAGAAAGAACTGAGGCCGCTGCCAAGTTTATAAGCTGGATAAGCAATCACAGCTACGAATGGGCACTTGCAGGCCAGATTCCCGCTAACATCTCTGTTCAGAATAGTCCGGAGTTCCAGTCTTTGCCCTATCACAGCACAATTGCCAAAGGTGCTGAATACGTTGTTTTCCCACCTTTCTTCCCAAAGTACGGCGATGCTACAGGACCGATATGGGAAGCGTTGAACCTTACCATTTTGGGACAAAAAACGGTTGAACAAGCTCTTAGCAACGCGGAAAGAATAAGCAACGAAATTCTTCAAGACTAA
- a CDS encoding carbohydrate ABC transporter permease, which translates to MLKLSLFGKIVVYFLLVVYCLIILVPFFIMIMNSLKSMREIYLQPFSFPSKVLFENYSKAWQQAGIGTGYKNSLIVAGTSVIGIVIVSSMFAYAISKYTFRGRRFLFIYSMLGLAFPARLAIIPIFILLRNFHLTNSLVGLIIIYTSVNIPFSVFLLKNFIDGVPNELSEAARIDGASPMQIYWRIILPLVKPALSIVSIVSFVNVWNDFFFPLIFITDRSKATITLAVSIFFGEYVNQWHLLFSGLTLAVAPTIILFLLFSRQFITGMTQGAIK; encoded by the coding sequence ATGCTGAAGCTTAGCCTTTTCGGAAAAATCGTAGTTTACTTCCTTCTGGTCGTTTACTGTTTGATCATTCTAGTTCCGTTTTTCATTATGATCATGAACTCTCTTAAGTCAATGAGAGAGATCTATTTGCAACCGTTTTCATTCCCGTCGAAAGTCCTGTTCGAAAACTATTCGAAGGCATGGCAGCAGGCCGGAATAGGGACGGGTTACAAGAACAGTCTGATTGTTGCCGGTACTTCTGTCATTGGAATTGTAATTGTCTCCTCGATGTTTGCCTATGCGATTTCCAAGTACACCTTCAGGGGAAGGAGATTTCTTTTCATATACTCGATGCTGGGTCTAGCCTTTCCTGCAAGGCTCGCAATAATTCCGATATTCATACTGCTTAGAAACTTCCATCTCACGAACTCTCTAGTTGGACTGATAATAATCTACACCTCCGTCAATATTCCGTTCTCTGTCTTCCTTCTCAAGAATTTCATTGACGGAGTCCCTAACGAGCTTTCAGAAGCTGCAAGAATCGACGGAGCTTCTCCGATGCAGATTTACTGGAGGATTATTCTTCCTCTGGTCAAGCCGGCTCTGTCGATAGTCTCGATCGTCAGCTTCGTCAACGTATGGAACGACTTCTTCTTCCCGCTTATTTTCATCACGGATAGATCGAAGGCGACAATTACTCTGGCCGTTTCGATCTTCTTCGGGGAGTATGTGAACCAGTGGCACTTGTTGTTCTCGGGGCTTACGCTGGCCGTCGCTCCAACGATAATACTCTTCCTGTTGTTCTCGAGGCAGTTCATAACGGGCATGACTCAGGGAGCAATAAAGTAA
- a CDS encoding LacI family DNA-binding transcriptional regulator, whose amino-acid sequence MARITIKDVAKSLELSVSTVSRALNDKEDVDEKTREKVKNRARELGYTPNMMAKALKGKVLGLLGVIIDDNTNPFYAEVVKGMEREAKKHGFHLLLVNTAADYEEQVFAIEFLQNKGVDGILIAPVDDTKPVEMDGIKVPFVIVGRHFEKSGFCEVYNDEELGGYIATRHLLESGRSNVITVQPDMNIFPTRGRSLGYRKALQEYSTELANSAIELKSSPENAGKAVLEYLESGGACDAVFAYNDMYALEIIALLRSKSIRVPEEIAVVGYDDIPYSVYVCPKLTSVALDKDWLGRTSTEMLIKMIKGKKIREKIYVQKPVLRVRDSG is encoded by the coding sequence ATGGCTAGAATCACCATAAAGGATGTTGCAAAGTCACTTGAGCTTTCAGTATCAACGGTTTCTCGAGCCTTGAATGATAAAGAGGATGTTGATGAGAAGACGAGAGAGAAGGTTAAAAACAGAGCCAGGGAACTTGGTTACACGCCAAACATGATGGCAAAGGCGCTAAAGGGAAAGGTGCTTGGGTTGCTCGGAGTAATAATCGATGACAATACGAACCCTTTTTATGCGGAAGTCGTTAAGGGTATGGAGAGAGAAGCTAAGAAGCATGGATTCCACCTTCTTCTTGTGAATACTGCTGCCGATTACGAGGAACAGGTCTTTGCGATCGAATTCTTGCAGAATAAGGGAGTAGACGGAATCCTGATCGCTCCTGTCGATGATACGAAGCCTGTCGAGATGGATGGCATCAAGGTACCTTTTGTAATAGTCGGTAGGCACTTCGAGAAGAGCGGTTTCTGTGAAGTCTATAATGATGAGGAACTTGGGGGGTACATCGCAACGCGACACTTGTTGGAATCGGGGCGCTCAAATGTCATCACAGTTCAACCGGATATGAATATCTTCCCTACCCGGGGAAGAAGTCTCGGCTACAGAAAGGCGCTGCAGGAATACTCGACTGAGCTGGCAAATTCGGCCATCGAACTCAAATCTTCTCCGGAAAACGCCGGGAAGGCTGTTCTAGAGTATCTTGAATCCGGCGGTGCTTGCGATGCAGTATTCGCCTACAACGACATGTATGCTCTGGAGATAATCGCCCTACTACGTTCTAAGAGTATAAGAGTTCCGGAAGAGATCGCGGTGGTCGGATATGACGACATACCCTATTCGGTTTATGTATGTCCAAAGCTTACTAGCGTTGCGCTTGATAAGGATTGGCTTGGAAGAACCAGTACCGAGATGCTAATCAAGATGATCAAAGGCAAGAAAATTAGAGAGAAGATATATGTGCAGAAACCTGTTCTCAGAGTTAGGGACTCTGGGTAG